In Carya illinoinensis cultivar Pawnee chromosome 6, C.illinoinensisPawnee_v1, whole genome shotgun sequence, a single genomic region encodes these proteins:
- the LOC122312673 gene encoding uncharacterized protein LOC122312673, which produces MIGLTWNCRGLGNPRTVRELQMLVKTKWPKFIFLIETKCGRNKVEEVRSRVGFDCSIVVESRGLSGGLAFMWHSEDNFILQSYSQYHISMLLQMEHNREHILLTGFYGSPVTAHRRDSWKLFKLLKPREGLAWLCFGDFNEILHIHEKQGGAVRPHHQMEEFSRGLMECGLSDMGFEGNKFTWCNNREEPFFTKERLDRAFGNLELTLNFSECCIQALAALSSDHSPLVMHLKQGGGRYISNENGNERIFRYEASWKMYEDCSTIVTNCWSPQLHQRGSHLWWTQQ; this is translated from the coding sequence ATGATAGGCCTTACTTGGAACtgtagggggcttgggaacccccgtacAGTTAGAGAGCTCCAAATGCTGGTTAAAACTAAGTGGCCCAAATTCATTTTCCTAATAGAAACTAAATGTGGTAGGAACAAAGTTGAAGAGGTGAGATCAAGGGTGGGTTTTGACTGTTCTATAGTGGTGGAAAGTAGGGGGTTGAGTGGAGGTCTGGCCTTCATGTGGCATAGTGAAGATAATTTCATCCTACAATCTTACTCTCAGTACCACATTTCGATGCTTCTGCAAATGGAACACAACAGGGAACATATCCTGTTAACTGGTTTCTATGGATCGCCAGTCACAGCTCATAGGAGAGACAGTTGGAAGCTGTTTAAGTTGTTGAAACCAAGAGAGGGTCTGGCATGGCTTTGCTTTGGAGACTTCAATGAGATCCTGCATATACATGAGAAGCAGGGGGGAGCAGTGAGACCTCATCACCAGATGGAAGAATTTAGCAGGGGTTTGATGGAGTGTGGTCTGAGTGATATGGGGTTTGAAGGCAATAAATTCACATGGTGTAATAATAGAGAGGAGCCTTTCTTCACCAAGGAAAGACTTGATCGTGCATTTGGAAATTTGGAATTAACATTGAACTTCTCTGAATGTTGCATCCAGGCACTAGCAGCTCTTTCTTCAGACCATAGTCCTCTTGTAATGCATCTAAAGCAGGGTGGGGGAAGGTATATCAGCAACGAGAATGGGAATGAGAGAATTTTCAGATATGAAGCCTCATGGAAAATGTATGAAGATTGCAGTACAATAGTCACCAACTGCTGGTCCCCTCAATTGCACCAAAGAGGTTCGCATTTGTGGTGGACACAGCAGTGA
- the LOC122313072 gene encoding very-long-chain 3-oxoacyl-CoA reductase-like protein At1g24470 has protein sequence MLSTCIHHLKPQPPWLLFLSFTGFLTLLKPSISLFKWVFITFLRPPRNLKKSYGSWAVVTGATDGIGKAFAYQLAGKGLNLILVSRDPNKLKTVSKEIQADFPNTHVKIVRFDFSGDILASVRLLEEAIKGLDVGILINNVGITYPAAMYFHEVDEKVWMNVVKVNLEGTTRVTKAVLPGMMQRKRGTIVNIGSGAAIVVPSHPLYTIYAATKAYIDQLSRSLHVEYMQYGIHVQCQVPLYVATKMGSKVAAIERTSMFTPSAEDYARAAVRRIGYEVRCTPYWAHSLQWCFARFLPDTVLDSWRLSIGIQRRGKITACIKSCFG, from the exons ATGCTATCAACATGCATTCATCACCTCAAACCCCAACCTCCATGGcttctctttctctcatttACCGGTTTTCTTACCCTCCTGAAACCCTCCATCTCTCTTTTCAAATGGGTCTTCATCACTTTCCTAAGACCCCCAAGAAATCTCAAGAAATCATATGGTTCTTGGGCGGTCGTCACCGGAGCAACAGACGGCATCGGAAAAGCCTTTGCCTACCAACTAGCCGGCAAAGGCCTAAACCTAATACTTGTCAGCAGAGACCCCAACAAGCTCAAAACTGTCTCGAAGGAAATTCAAGCTGATTTTCCAAATACCCACGTTAAGATTGTTAGGTTTGATTTCTCCGGCGACATTTTGGCCAGCGTCCGGCTGTTAGAGGAGGCCATCAAAGGGTTGGACGTCGGTATTCTGATAAACAACGTGGGGATTACATATCCTGCGGCCATGTATTTTCATGAGGTGGATGAGAAGGTGTGGATGAATGTTGTTAAGGTGAACTTGGAGGGGACTACTAGGGTTACGAAAGCAGTTCTACCAGGTATGATGCAAAGGAAGAGAGGGACGATTGTGAATATTGGCTCTGGAGCCGCCATTGTCGTACCTTCGCATCCTCTTTACACAATCTATGCTGCTACTAAAGC TTACATAGATCAGCTCTCAAGATCTTTACATGTGGAATACATGCAGTACGGAATCCACGTCCAGTGTCAG GTACCATTATATGTGGCCACAAAAATGGGTTCGAAGGTAGCAGCGATTGAGAGAACGTCCATGTTTACACCATCGGCAGAGGATTATGCAAGAGCTGCTGTTCGCCGAATTGGGTATGAAGTGCGATGCACGCCCTACTGGGCTCACTCACTTCAGTGGTGCTTTGCACGTTTCCTCCCTGACACTGTTCTTGATTCTTGGCGTCTGTCCATTGGTATTCAGAGGCGAGGAAAAATCACTGCATGCATCAAATCATGTTTTGGGTAG